A DNA window from Comamonas sp. 26 contains the following coding sequences:
- a CDS encoding SDR family NAD(P)-dependent oxidoreductase, which translates to MFRLDGKVALVSGAGRGMGFGIAQALVTQGAHVVVNDFHQDRAENAAAQLREAGFQASAQAADLTDRAAIFAMVERIKVEVGVVDIFVHNAGIPAQGWGYTPFLQSPESEWNAWLSLNLHGLMHACQALLPAMQDKGWGRIVAINSDAARTATGMGLCAYGAAKAAAIGFIRNLSGEVGPHGVTANALSLGTMNNWEGSEKIAKKGTSVGRAGSPQDVGAAVTYLASTEAEWVNGQVLPVNGGGLVA; encoded by the coding sequence ATGTTCAGGCTGGATGGAAAAGTGGCGCTGGTCAGCGGTGCCGGTCGCGGTATGGGTTTCGGTATTGCACAGGCGCTGGTCACACAGGGCGCACATGTGGTGGTCAACGACTTTCATCAGGACCGCGCAGAGAATGCCGCCGCGCAGCTGCGTGAAGCAGGTTTCCAGGCTTCGGCCCAGGCGGCTGACCTGACGGATCGCGCTGCGATTTTTGCCATGGTCGAGCGCATCAAAGTCGAGGTCGGCGTGGTCGATATCTTTGTGCACAATGCCGGCATTCCGGCGCAGGGCTGGGGCTACACACCGTTTCTGCAGTCGCCTGAGTCGGAGTGGAATGCCTGGCTGTCGCTCAATCTCCACGGCCTGATGCATGCCTGCCAGGCGCTGCTGCCGGCCATGCAGGACAAGGGTTGGGGCCGCATTGTGGCCATCAACTCCGACGCGGCCCGCACGGCGACCGGTATGGGTTTATGCGCTTATGGCGCCGCCAAGGCGGCGGCCATTGGCTTTATCCGCAATCTGTCGGGCGAAGTCGGTCCGCACGGCGTGACGGCCAATGCGCTGTCGCTGGGCACCATGAACAACTGGGAAGGCTCCGAGAAGATTGCAAAGAAAGGGACTTCCGTAGGTCGTGCCGGGTCGCCCCAGGATGTGGGCGCTGCGGTGACCTATCTGGCATCGACCGAGGCGGAATGGGTCAACGGCCAAGTGCTGCCTGTGAACGGCGGTGGTCTGGTGGCCTGA
- a CDS encoding CaiB/BaiF CoA-transferase family protein: protein MRVIEFAGIGPAPFAGMMLADMGAEVVLIERSADHAAASHYPRMAQNRGKKSIALDLKSEAGREAAWKLLESADALIEGFRPGVMERLGFGPEEVAKRAPRLVFGRVTGWGQTGPLAQAAGHDINYVALTGVMATSMRPGQVPVLPPTIVGDMAGGAMFLLFGIMCAMHEAKQSGKGQVVDAAMIDGVTAMSGLIHQMRSGMGYWQDEPAHNHFLNTSPFYEVFECADGKHITIGAIEPQFYALLLQKLGLTDVDPKRQYKTSDWPALKARVADIVRGKTQSQWCAELEGSDVCFAPVLSLADAPNHAHNVGRNLFIDLPVDGTTHRQPAPAPRFSRTPARQPVPGTKIGQDTDAVLESVGYAAVEIATLRETKACA, encoded by the coding sequence ATGCGGGTCATTGAATTCGCAGGCATTGGCCCTGCCCCATTTGCGGGAATGATGCTGGCCGACATGGGAGCCGAGGTCGTCCTGATTGAGCGCAGCGCCGATCACGCGGCGGCCTCCCACTACCCGCGCATGGCACAGAACCGAGGCAAGAAGTCCATCGCGCTGGACCTCAAGTCCGAAGCCGGGCGAGAAGCGGCATGGAAGCTGCTTGAATCTGCGGATGCGCTGATTGAAGGTTTCAGGCCAGGCGTGATGGAGCGCCTGGGCTTTGGCCCCGAGGAAGTGGCCAAGCGCGCACCGCGCCTAGTCTTTGGCCGTGTCACCGGCTGGGGCCAGACCGGGCCGCTGGCGCAAGCCGCAGGGCATGACATCAACTATGTGGCGCTGACTGGCGTGATGGCGACCTCCATGCGCCCCGGTCAGGTGCCTGTGCTGCCACCCACCATCGTCGGCGATATGGCGGGTGGGGCCATGTTTTTGCTATTCGGCATCATGTGCGCCATGCACGAGGCCAAGCAGTCCGGCAAGGGCCAGGTGGTGGATGCCGCCATGATCGACGGAGTCACCGCCATGAGCGGCCTGATTCACCAGATGCGCAGCGGCATGGGCTACTGGCAGGATGAGCCCGCGCACAACCACTTTCTCAACACCTCGCCCTTCTACGAGGTGTTTGAATGCGCCGACGGCAAGCACATCACAATAGGTGCCATCGAGCCGCAGTTCTATGCCCTGCTGCTGCAGAAACTGGGCCTCACCGATGTAGATCCCAAGCGCCAGTACAAGACCAGCGACTGGCCAGCCCTCAAGGCGCGCGTCGCAGACATCGTGCGTGGCAAGACACAGTCTCAGTGGTGCGCAGAACTCGAAGGCAGCGACGTCTGCTTTGCCCCGGTGCTGAGCCTGGCAGATGCTCCCAACCACGCACATAACGTCGGGCGCAATTTATTCATAGACTTACCCGTGGATGGCACCACCCACCGCCAGCCCGCCCCTGCCCCGCGCTTTTCGCGCACCCCGGCACGCCAGCCTGTGCCAGGCACCAAGATAGGACAGGACACCGATGCCGTGCTGGAATCCGTGGGCTATGCCGCCGTCGAGATTGCTACGCTGCGGGAGACCAAGGCCTGCGCCTGA
- a CDS encoding helix-turn-helix transcriptional regulator has protein sequence MMDSAFAKMGFSTYTPSSIACVIKDVPIFDTPVPVRVAADAPFVTAEQFSALISQLYEAAMDPEGWKTFLETLRLQLGGNYASLIVRPGSADDVGLIVSVAGDRRDLMPNCPKISMSPFRSMPTDRIVTLGDVMPESEWRASSYYNDWCKQMQVFHVMAADIVTKDSCVYGLRVTRPEGAPAFTKQERAFGTMMLPHIKRALNLHLSVNQDRQVISLYSKATAQLMVGVVILDQNGNVLECNPAAAGILDMQDGLKITGGVLEANYANDNRKLQRLIKDALMHTQVSRLSMTEGMSVSRQSGQLNWGVVVQSISPDEWTEGKQRPSVAVFVRDTGGKADPPVKLAQQLFQLTPAETSLAIQLANGLSLEEAAEALNIRRNTARAHLRSIFSKTGVRRQTELVRIFLNSVAWLGNK, from the coding sequence ATGATGGACAGCGCTTTCGCAAAGATGGGTTTCTCCACCTACACACCAAGCTCCATTGCCTGTGTGATTAAAGATGTGCCTATATTCGACACCCCTGTACCTGTACGGGTGGCTGCCGACGCTCCGTTCGTGACGGCCGAGCAATTCAGTGCGCTCATCAGCCAGCTGTATGAGGCCGCCATGGACCCAGAGGGCTGGAAGACTTTTCTGGAAACCTTGCGCTTGCAACTGGGCGGCAACTACGCATCCTTGATCGTGCGTCCCGGCTCTGCCGATGATGTGGGTTTGATCGTCTCGGTTGCCGGCGATCGTCGCGATCTGATGCCGAACTGCCCCAAGATCAGCATGAGCCCGTTTCGCAGCATGCCGACCGACCGCATCGTGACGCTGGGCGATGTGATGCCAGAGTCCGAGTGGCGCGCTTCGAGCTATTACAACGACTGGTGCAAGCAGATGCAGGTCTTCCATGTAATGGCTGCCGACATTGTCACCAAGGACAGCTGCGTCTACGGTCTGCGTGTCACCAGGCCCGAAGGTGCTCCTGCTTTCACCAAGCAGGAGCGTGCCTTTGGCACCATGATGCTGCCGCACATCAAGCGCGCGCTGAACCTGCATCTGTCCGTGAATCAGGACCGTCAGGTCATCTCCCTCTACAGCAAGGCCACGGCCCAGCTGATGGTGGGTGTGGTCATCCTCGATCAGAACGGCAATGTGCTGGAATGCAACCCGGCAGCGGCCGGCATTCTGGACATGCAGGACGGGCTGAAGATCACCGGCGGCGTGCTGGAAGCCAACTATGCCAACGACAACCGCAAGCTGCAGCGCCTCATCAAAGACGCGCTGATGCATACCCAGGTCTCGCGTCTGTCGATGACCGAAGGCATGTCGGTGAGCCGTCAGTCCGGTCAGCTCAACTGGGGTGTGGTGGTGCAAAGCATCTCCCCTGACGAGTGGACCGAAGGCAAGCAACGCCCTAGCGTTGCGGTCTTTGTGCGCGATACCGGTGGAAAGGCCGACCCACCCGTCAAGCTGGCCCAGCAGCTGTTCCAGCTGACACCGGCCGAGACTTCGCTAGCGATTCAACTGGCCAATGGTTTGTCGCTGGAAGAAGCGGCAGAAGCACTGAACATTCGCCGCAACACGGCTCGTGCTCATCTGCGCTCCATCTTCTCCAAGACGGGCGTGCGCCGCCAGACAGAACTGGTGCGTATCTTCCTCAACAGCGTTGCCTGGCTGGGGAATAAATAA
- a CDS encoding acetyl-CoA C-acyltransferase — MKDAVIVSTARTPIGKAYRGAFNDTEAPVLGGHVIRAALNKVGVAGEDVGDVILGIAAQQGTQGYNLGRLCGYTAGLPESVGGMVIDRMCASGLMSIATASKSIMTGELDIAVAGGLESISLVQNKYKNSYRAQSKAVLAAEPTAYIQMIETAELVSQRYGISREAQDEYSLRSQQRVAAAQAKGLFDDEIVPLTTVKQLFDKEGNVTGTEEVTLTRDEGNRAETTLESLAKLKPVWKNGKWVPEGQFITAGNASQLSDGASACVVMSADEARARGLAPLGTYRGVAVAGCRTDEMGIGPVYAIPKLLKQHGLTVGDIGLWEINEAFACQVIYSRDQLGIPDDRLNVNGGAISIGHPFGMSGARLVGHALLEGRRRGVRFVVVSMCIGGGMGAAGLFELN, encoded by the coding sequence ATGAAAGACGCAGTCATCGTTTCGACGGCACGTACCCCCATTGGCAAGGCTTACCGCGGTGCATTCAATGACACCGAGGCTCCGGTGCTGGGCGGTCACGTCATTCGTGCGGCACTGAACAAGGTGGGTGTGGCTGGTGAGGATGTAGGCGATGTCATTCTGGGCATCGCGGCCCAGCAAGGCACACAGGGCTACAACCTGGGCCGCCTGTGCGGCTACACCGCGGGTCTGCCAGAGTCCGTGGGCGGCATGGTGATCGACCGCATGTGCGCATCGGGCCTGATGAGTATTGCCACGGCCTCCAAGAGCATCATGACCGGCGAGCTGGACATTGCCGTCGCCGGTGGCCTGGAGTCCATCTCTCTGGTGCAGAACAAGTACAAGAATTCGTATCGCGCCCAGTCCAAGGCCGTGCTGGCTGCAGAGCCCACTGCCTACATCCAGATGATCGAGACTGCCGAGCTGGTCAGCCAGCGTTATGGCATCAGTCGCGAAGCCCAGGACGAATACTCGCTGCGCAGCCAGCAGCGCGTGGCTGCTGCTCAGGCCAAGGGCCTGTTCGACGACGAAATCGTGCCTTTGACCACCGTCAAGCAGCTGTTTGACAAAGAAGGCAACGTCACTGGCACCGAAGAAGTGACGCTGACCCGCGACGAAGGCAACCGCGCTGAAACCACGCTGGAAAGCCTGGCCAAGCTCAAGCCCGTCTGGAAGAACGGTAAGTGGGTGCCAGAAGGCCAGTTCATCACGGCCGGAAATGCCTCGCAACTGTCTGACGGTGCCAGTGCCTGCGTGGTGATGAGTGCTGACGAAGCCCGCGCCCGTGGTCTGGCACCTCTGGGTACCTATCGCGGCGTGGCGGTGGCAGGCTGCCGTACGGATGAGATGGGTATCGGCCCTGTGTACGCTATCCCCAAGCTGCTCAAACAGCACGGCCTGACCGTGGGGGATATTGGTCTGTGGGAAATTAACGAAGCCTTCGCCTGTCAGGTAATCTACAGCCGCGATCAGCTGGGTATTCCAGATGACCGCTTGAACGTCAACGGCGGCGCGATCTCTATCGGTCACCCCTTCGGCATGTCGGGCGCGCGCCTGGTAGGCCACGCCCTGCTGGAAGGTCGCCGCCGCGGTGTCCGTTTTGTGGTGGTGAGCATGTGTATTGGCGGCGGCATGGGTGCTGCTGGCTTGTTTGAGCTGAACTGA
- a CDS encoding MaoC family dehydratase, with translation MSAVAEKVVFGSAAAVLASVGRQLGETEWMQINQERINQFADATGDHQWIHVDPEQARNGPFGACVAHGYLTLSLANLFLPQLVVYEDLKMGVNYGCEKVRFPSPVLVNSWVRGSGEVVAATPIGTDGVQVTIRITVQVKGQDKPGCVVETISRLFFIQEN, from the coding sequence ATGAGCGCTGTTGCTGAAAAAGTAGTGTTTGGCTCTGCTGCTGCGGTGCTGGCTTCGGTCGGCCGCCAGCTGGGCGAAACCGAGTGGATGCAGATCAATCAGGAACGCATCAACCAGTTTGCCGATGCCACGGGCGATCACCAGTGGATTCATGTGGACCCCGAACAGGCCAGGAACGGCCCGTTTGGTGCCTGCGTGGCTCACGGCTATCTGACGCTGTCGCTGGCCAATCTGTTTTTGCCCCAGCTCGTGGTCTATGAAGACCTGAAGATGGGCGTGAACTATGGCTGCGAGAAGGTGCGTTTTCCATCGCCCGTGTTGGTGAACTCGTGGGTTCGCGGCAGTGGCGAGGTGGTTGCTGCGACCCCGATTGGCACGGACGGCGTGCAAGTCACGATCCGTATCACGGTGCAGGTCAAGGGGCAGGACAAACCCGGATGCGTGGTCGAAACGATCAGCAGACTGTTTTTTATCCAGGAAAATTGA
- a CDS encoding SDR family oxidoreductase, with the protein MNSAPSYVAPHDLLKGKTVLVTAAAGAGIGFSAAKRAAEEGCKALVISDVHERRLAEAVEQIKKDTGLTQVFGKLCDVSKEEQVQALISEADSTMGGIDVLINNAGMGTSCKVVDMSDEEWAKVIDITLTGTFRMTRAALKVMQPRGKGVIVNNASVLGWRAQTEQAHYAAAKAGVMAFTRCSALEAAEFGIRINAVAPSIAIHAFLKKSASEELLAKLSEKEAFGRGAEPWEVANVMIFLASDYSSYMTGEVVSVSSQRA; encoded by the coding sequence ATGAATAGCGCTCCTTCTTACGTTGCTCCCCACGACTTGCTCAAGGGCAAGACTGTGCTCGTTACCGCTGCTGCTGGCGCTGGTATTGGTTTCTCCGCTGCAAAACGTGCAGCAGAAGAAGGCTGCAAAGCCTTGGTGATTTCCGATGTGCACGAGCGCCGCCTGGCTGAGGCGGTGGAGCAGATCAAGAAAGATACGGGTTTGACCCAGGTCTTCGGAAAGCTCTGCGACGTGAGCAAGGAAGAGCAGGTGCAGGCACTGATCTCCGAAGCCGATAGCACCATGGGCGGCATCGATGTACTGATCAACAACGCCGGCATGGGCACCAGCTGCAAAGTCGTTGACATGAGCGACGAGGAGTGGGCCAAGGTCATCGATATCACGCTGACCGGCACCTTCCGCATGACCCGCGCTGCGCTCAAGGTCATGCAGCCACGTGGCAAGGGCGTGATCGTGAACAACGCTTCGGTGCTGGGCTGGCGCGCTCAGACCGAGCAGGCGCATTACGCAGCGGCCAAGGCCGGTGTGATGGCTTTCACGCGCTGCTCGGCGCTGGAAGCGGCCGAGTTCGGTATCCGCATCAATGCGGTGGCACCTTCCATTGCCATCCACGCTTTCCTCAAGAAGTCGGCGTCTGAAGAGCTGCTGGCCAAACTGTCTGAAAAAGAAGCATTTGGCCGCGGTGCTGAGCCTTGGGAAGTGGCAAACGTCATGATTTTCCTGGCCAGCGACTACTCTTCGTACATGACGGGTGAAGTGGTGTCCGTCAGCTCGCAAAGGGCTTGA
- a CDS encoding acyl-CoA dehydrogenase family protein, with protein sequence MNMQESEINEAFRAEVREWMAQHLTGKFAPLKHASGLGAEGYDAQLAKEWERELAKGGWTGLGWDTQYGGRNAPLSQQVIFHEEYVRSGGPGRIGHIGETLLAPTLMAFGSAEQKARFLPGILAGTDYWAQGYSEPGAGSDLAAIRTKANRDPATGEWVIHGQKVWTSWAHESEWVFVLARTEEASVPVASARHAGMVLLLVPIKQAGVEVRPIRQITGTSEFNEVFFDGARTDGALHLGPVGDGWKVAMYLLGCERGASTLGQQAHFRYELDLIIDLAKRNGTARDPLIRQRIAKADMGLQTLRAHALRSSREDTPFRVASVSKYAWSNWHRDLGELAMDVLGEQGELELKDPALAALQQLWLVSRADTIYAGTNEIQLNLMAERALGMPR encoded by the coding sequence ATGAACATGCAGGAATCAGAAATCAATGAAGCCTTTCGCGCTGAAGTGCGTGAATGGATGGCCCAGCACTTGACGGGCAAGTTCGCGCCCCTCAAGCATGCCAGCGGTCTGGGGGCTGAGGGCTATGACGCCCAGCTCGCCAAAGAGTGGGAGCGGGAACTGGCCAAGGGCGGCTGGACGGGTCTGGGCTGGGACACGCAATATGGCGGTCGCAATGCACCGCTGTCGCAGCAAGTCATCTTCCATGAGGAATATGTGCGCAGCGGCGGCCCCGGCCGTATAGGCCACATTGGCGAGACGCTGCTGGCCCCTACGCTGATGGCGTTTGGCTCGGCAGAACAGAAGGCCCGTTTTCTGCCCGGCATTCTGGCGGGCACCGACTACTGGGCGCAGGGCTACTCCGAACCCGGCGCGGGCTCTGACCTGGCGGCTATCCGCACCAAAGCCAACCGTGACCCGGCGACGGGCGAGTGGGTGATTCACGGCCAAAAGGTCTGGACATCGTGGGCGCATGAGTCCGAATGGGTCTTTGTGCTGGCCCGCACCGAAGAAGCCAGCGTGCCCGTGGCCAGTGCCCGCCATGCCGGCATGGTGCTGCTGCTGGTGCCCATCAAGCAGGCGGGCGTAGAAGTACGCCCGATTCGCCAGATCACAGGGACTTCTGAATTCAATGAAGTCTTCTTCGACGGAGCCCGCACCGATGGTGCTTTGCATCTGGGCCCCGTGGGCGACGGCTGGAAGGTTGCCATGTACTTGCTGGGCTGTGAGCGCGGTGCATCCACGCTGGGCCAGCAGGCGCATTTCCGCTATGAGCTGGATCTGATCATTGATCTGGCCAAGCGCAATGGCACGGCTCGCGATCCGCTGATTCGTCAGCGCATTGCCAAGGCAGATATGGGCTTGCAGACACTGCGCGCGCACGCGCTGCGCTCCAGCCGCGAAGACACGCCTTTCCGCGTGGCCTCGGTTTCCAAGTACGCGTGGTCCAACTGGCACCGCGATCTGGGTGAGCTGGCAATGGATGTGCTGGGCGAGCAGGGCGAACTGGAGCTCAAGGATCCTGCTCTTGCTGCGTTGCAGCAGCTGTGGCTGGTCAGCCGCGCGGACACGATCTACGCCGGCACCAATGAGATTCAGCTGAACCTGATGGCTGAGCGCGCTTTAGGCATGCCGCGCTGA
- a CDS encoding acyl-CoA dehydrogenase family protein translates to MDLSLNEEQKMIAESAAVFLQEKSTTAQVRKVSETEGGLDRALWQEVVDMGWCSVALPEAAGGMGLGWRELVLLQEQMGYHLACVPFFDAVIAVTPLWKALSMSEKGLPVVERLAASGQICVLGMTVRGELPAAATVTVDGDTLVLNGQWNQVGSGSHADVFLLPATLPCGSLGLLEVSAKAQGLSVQALTTVDATRSSANVAAVNVSLTGAAVLVHGDALKKLWAQTRNLAAIGLAAEQVGVADRALNLAVNYTKERQQFGKAVGSFQGVKHRAAQMLVKVETARSAVYAAAFIADTAGDASDLTYFAAQARTDAAEAALFSTRESIQLHGGVGFTWEFDPHLFFRRAQAASQRLGTVEQWREQVAARLLDESVTEAA, encoded by the coding sequence ATGGATTTAAGTCTGAACGAAGAACAAAAAATGATTGCCGAAAGCGCGGCGGTGTTTTTGCAGGAAAAAAGCACCACGGCGCAAGTGCGCAAAGTCTCAGAAACAGAAGGTGGCCTGGACCGCGCTCTGTGGCAGGAAGTGGTGGACATGGGTTGGTGCAGCGTGGCTCTGCCCGAAGCCGCAGGCGGCATGGGCCTTGGCTGGCGCGAGCTGGTGCTGCTGCAAGAGCAGATGGGTTACCACCTGGCCTGCGTGCCGTTTTTTGATGCTGTCATTGCCGTCACCCCGCTGTGGAAGGCGCTGAGCATGAGCGAAAAAGGCTTGCCCGTGGTGGAGCGACTGGCTGCATCGGGCCAGATCTGCGTGCTGGGCATGACGGTGCGCGGCGAGCTGCCTGCTGCTGCGACGGTGACGGTTGACGGCGATACGCTGGTGCTGAACGGCCAGTGGAATCAAGTGGGCTCGGGCTCGCACGCCGATGTGTTTTTGCTGCCCGCCACGCTGCCCTGCGGGTCGCTGGGCTTGCTGGAGGTATCCGCCAAGGCGCAAGGCCTGAGTGTGCAGGCGCTGACGACGGTGGACGCCACACGCAGCAGCGCCAATGTGGCTGCCGTGAATGTGAGCCTGACCGGCGCTGCCGTGCTGGTGCATGGCGACGCGCTCAAAAAACTGTGGGCTCAGACCCGCAATCTGGCGGCGATTGGCTTGGCCGCTGAGCAGGTTGGCGTGGCCGACCGTGCGCTGAATCTGGCTGTGAATTACACCAAAGAGCGCCAGCAGTTTGGAAAAGCCGTGGGCAGCTTCCAAGGCGTCAAGCACCGTGCAGCGCAGATGCTGGTGAAGGTGGAGACGGCCAGATCAGCCGTTTACGCTGCAGCTTTCATAGCTGATACCGCAGGTGATGCAAGCGATCTGACCTATTTTGCAGCACAAGCCCGCACAGATGCTGCGGAAGCCGCTCTCTTTTCTACGCGTGAAAGCATACAGCTGCATGGCGGCGTGGGCTTCACCTGGGAGTTTGATCCCCATTTGTTCTTCCGCCGCGCGCAGGCTGCCAGCCAGCGTCTAGGGACTGTGGAGCAGTGGCGCGAGCAAGTGGCTGCGCGTTTGTTGGACGAGAGCGTGACGGAGGCAGCATGA
- a CDS encoding SDR family oxidoreductase, which produces MGICNQRTVVITGAGGGLGRAYALAFAQEGANVVINDIRAEAAQAVADEVKAAGGQAIANTGDITTVAGVQSILDATLAAFGDVNVIVNNAGVLRDRMFLSLSEEDWDMVMRVHLRGHFCMAKVFGGYWRDQKKAGKDVDARIINTSSGAGLQGSIGQSNYAAAKAGIAGLTLVQAAELARYGITVNCLAPAARTSMTEGAMPDMVKKPESGFDVWDPMNVASIVVWLGSSQSRHVTGRCFESKGGELSVADGWFTGTINDKQGRWEPAELTAVVDQLITQGKAPQKVYGT; this is translated from the coding sequence ATGGGTATTTGCAACCAGAGAACCGTCGTCATTACTGGTGCAGGCGGTGGCCTGGGCCGCGCTTATGCGCTGGCCTTCGCGCAAGAGGGTGCAAATGTGGTGATTAACGACATTCGCGCTGAAGCCGCTCAGGCGGTGGCCGATGAAGTCAAGGCCGCAGGTGGTCAGGCCATTGCCAACACTGGTGACATCACCACCGTGGCTGGCGTGCAGTCGATTCTGGATGCCACGCTGGCAGCCTTTGGCGATGTGAACGTGATCGTCAACAACGCCGGTGTGCTGCGCGACCGCATGTTCCTGAGCCTGTCAGAAGAAGACTGGGACATGGTCATGCGCGTGCATCTGCGTGGACACTTCTGCATGGCCAAGGTGTTCGGCGGCTACTGGCGCGACCAGAAGAAGGCGGGCAAGGATGTGGACGCTCGCATCATCAACACCAGCTCAGGTGCGGGTCTCCAGGGCTCCATCGGTCAGAGCAACTACGCGGCTGCCAAGGCTGGTATTGCGGGCCTGACGCTGGTGCAGGCAGCCGAGCTGGCCCGCTACGGCATCACGGTCAACTGCCTGGCACCTGCAGCGCGTACCTCTATGACCGAAGGCGCCATGCCCGACATGGTCAAGAAGCCCGAGTCTGGTTTTGATGTGTGGGACCCCATGAACGTGGCTTCCATCGTGGTGTGGCTGGGCAGCAGCCAGTCCAGGCATGTGACGGGCCGTTGCTTTGAATCCAAGGGCGGCGAGCTGTCCGTGGCCGATGGCTGGTTCACCGGCACCATCAACGACAAGCAAGGCCGCTGGGAGCCCGCCGAGCTGACGGCCGTGGTGGATCAGCTCATTACACAAGGCAAGGCCCCGCAAAAGGTCTATGGCACCTGA
- a CDS encoding amidase, translating into MESVNQGMDRRSLIQGAAAVMGAAAVPAMAKEKKESQMLDGYAWAEQIRRGDLTPLEALDAAIARTEALPKLNAVVIKDYELARGLAKQMSALGAADRAAATAKAPMWGVPFLVKDLNQYMKGTVTTNGCRFFKGAVAEYDSTLVARYKAAGLNIFGKTASPEFGQTPTTESLLYGKSPNPWNAAHTTGGSSGGAASVVAAGIVPVAHASDGGGSIRIPASHCGLFGLKPSRGRLPTGPANMEGWMGLSMNHVISRSVRDSAHLLDLTQGREPGSRTVPPRDVDGTYLEALNQGARKLKIAVWPKNYFGIPVHADCQAAVDKAIKACLALGHEIVEDMPELPVADVFSGLGIVTSVGMMASIRAREKQLGRAVRQDEVEQMDWLYLEKAKTYTAEQMLMARTNFDTAGQILDRFFLKYDLVLTPVMAVPPPLLGVLTLDQPYDSFAREAVKASPYTALFNMTGQPAMSVPMHWTKDNLPVGAHFAAPFGREGRLFGLAAQLEQTVPWADRTPDLSVFKA; encoded by the coding sequence ATGGAATCAGTGAATCAGGGCATGGACAGGCGCAGCCTTATTCAAGGGGCTGCTGCTGTGATGGGGGCAGCGGCGGTTCCGGCAATGGCCAAGGAGAAAAAGGAGTCACAGATGCTTGATGGATACGCATGGGCTGAGCAGATTCGCCGTGGTGATCTCACGCCGCTGGAGGCCTTGGATGCTGCCATTGCACGCACAGAGGCTTTGCCCAAGCTCAACGCCGTAGTCATCAAAGACTATGAATTGGCCCGAGGCCTTGCCAAGCAGATGTCGGCCCTCGGCGCTGCAGATCGCGCCGCAGCGACAGCCAAGGCGCCCATGTGGGGCGTGCCCTTTCTGGTCAAGGATCTGAACCAGTACATGAAGGGCACGGTCACCACCAATGGTTGCCGCTTTTTCAAGGGCGCGGTGGCGGAGTACGACAGCACTCTGGTGGCACGCTACAAGGCGGCTGGCCTGAATATCTTTGGCAAGACGGCATCGCCAGAGTTTGGTCAGACGCCTACGACCGAGTCCTTGCTTTACGGCAAGTCGCCAAACCCCTGGAATGCGGCCCACACAACGGGCGGCTCGTCCGGGGGCGCGGCTTCGGTGGTGGCCGCCGGCATTGTGCCCGTGGCCCACGCCAGTGACGGCGGCGGCTCTATCCGCATTCCTGCTTCGCACTGCGGTCTGTTCGGCCTCAAGCCCAGCCGTGGCCGCCTGCCAACCGGGCCTGCGAACATGGAGGGCTGGATGGGCCTGTCCATGAACCATGTCATCAGCCGCTCGGTGCGCGACAGCGCACATCTGCTGGACCTGACGCAGGGGCGTGAGCCTGGCTCGCGCACCGTGCCGCCGCGTGATGTCGATGGCACCTATCTCGAAGCCTTGAATCAGGGGGCTCGCAAACTCAAGATTGCGGTCTGGCCCAAGAACTACTTTGGCATTCCTGTGCATGCCGATTGCCAGGCCGCCGTGGACAAGGCCATCAAGGCCTGTCTGGCACTGGGGCACGAAATTGTCGAAGACATGCCAGAGCTGCCCGTGGCCGATGTGTTCTCCGGTCTGGGCATTGTGACCTCGGTGGGCATGATGGCCAGCATTCGCGCCCGCGAAAAGCAGCTGGGTCGAGCCGTGCGCCAGGATGAGGTCGAACAGATGGATTGGCTGTATCTGGAAAAAGCCAAGACCTATACCGCAGAGCAGATGCTGATGGCGCGCACCAATTTCGATACTGCGGGCCAGATTCTGGATCGTTTCTTCCTCAAGTACGACCTCGTTTTGACGCCTGTGATGGCCGTGCCGCCGCCGCTGCTGGGCGTGCTGACGCTGGACCAGCCCTATGACTCGTTCGCACGCGAAGCGGTGAAGGCCTCGCCCTATACCGCTTTGTTCAATATGACCGGCCAGCCAGCCATGTCCGTGCCCATGCACTGGACGAAGGACAACCTGCCGGTGGGTGCGCACTTCGCGGCCCCATTCGGTCGCGAAGGCCGTCTGTTTGGCCTGGCCGCGCAGCTGGAGCAAACCGTTCCATGGGCAGATCGCACACCGGATCTGTCTGTCTTCAAAGCGTAA